In Blastopirellula sp. J2-11, a single genomic region encodes these proteins:
- a CDS encoding GntR family transcriptional regulator codes for MVDNKKSRRSTEIVEQLREEILSGQLTEGSRLTEIDVSKRFKLGRNAIREAFQKLTHQGLLVTRPNRGVVVASEPPKPIRDLIVPIRQMLEGYVLELIFDELNDEDFARWEDLLTRMKEACATKDYAAIAEADIAFHRSILERAGQPDLLAIWEAMVYRIRSHFRRTQRRCPDPMGIYDEHRAIVDSIRSGDLQATLALLNEKIE; via the coding sequence ATGGTGGACAACAAAAAATCACGTCGATCCACTGAAATTGTCGAGCAATTGCGCGAGGAAATCCTCTCCGGACAACTCACCGAAGGTTCTCGTTTGACCGAGATAGATGTCTCGAAACGGTTCAAACTGGGGCGGAATGCGATTCGTGAAGCGTTTCAAAAACTGACGCACCAGGGTCTGCTGGTCACGCGTCCCAATCGCGGCGTCGTCGTCGCATCAGAACCGCCGAAACCGATTCGCGATTTGATCGTGCCGATCCGGCAAATGCTGGAAGGGTACGTGCTGGAGTTGATCTTCGACGAGTTGAACGACGAAGACTTCGCCCGCTGGGAAGATTTGCTCACGCGGATGAAAGAGGCCTGCGCCACAAAGGACTATGCCGCAATTGCCGAAGCCGACATCGCGTTTCATCGTTCGATTTTGGAACGAGCTGGACAACCAGACCTGCTAGCCATCTGGGAGGCGATGGTCTATCGCATTCGTTCCCATTTTCGTAGGACCCAGCGCCGTTGTCCCGATCCGATGGGGATCTACGACGAACATCGCGCCATCGTCGATAGCATTCGATCGGGCGATCTCCAAGCGACTCTTGCGCTACTGAACGAGAAGATCGAGTAA
- a CDS encoding sigma-54-dependent transcriptional regulator — MYGNILIVDDQQSMCELIQTDLNLRSFQSSWFTSAEAAYHALNENEFDAVLTDIRMPGSSGIELCEQIVANRPDVPVIVMTAFGSLETAVAAIRAGAFDFVTKPIEMDLLAISLERAVKHRRLQQQVKLLGEAVDHSRHFGEIIGESPPMQRLFDQISRIGESSSSVLITGESGTGKELVARLLHRQSRRANGPFVAVNCAALPETLLESELFGHAKGAFTDARAERKGLFQQAEGGTLLLDEIGEMPIAMQVKLLRALEENKLRPVGGDQEIEFNVRILAATNRDLEAAVEDQKFRDDLFYRINVIQLELPPLRSRGTDILLLARHFVTTHAKRAEKSVTSISDQASEKLLAYSWPGNVRELRNVIERAVALTRYELLAVEDLPDKIRDYRSSQVFIGGEDPADLAPMDEVERRYILHVLSAVGDNKTTAARILGLDRKTLYRKLKQYGVEENI; from the coding sequence ATGTACGGTAACATCCTGATCGTTGATGACCAGCAAAGCATGTGCGAATTGATTCAGACCGACCTGAATCTGCGATCCTTCCAATCAAGCTGGTTCACATCGGCGGAAGCAGCGTATCACGCTTTGAACGAGAATGAGTTCGACGCGGTATTGACCGACATCCGCATGCCTGGCTCCTCTGGGATTGAGCTTTGTGAGCAGATTGTCGCGAATCGCCCTGACGTGCCTGTGATTGTGATGACCGCCTTTGGGAGCCTGGAAACGGCGGTGGCCGCGATTCGCGCTGGCGCCTTTGACTTTGTCACCAAGCCGATCGAAATGGATCTGCTGGCAATTTCATTGGAACGCGCTGTCAAGCACCGGCGGCTGCAGCAGCAGGTCAAATTGTTGGGCGAGGCGGTGGATCACTCGCGTCATTTTGGCGAAATCATCGGCGAAAGTCCGCCGATGCAACGGTTATTTGACCAGATTTCGCGGATCGGCGAATCCTCGTCATCGGTCCTGATCACCGGGGAAAGTGGAACCGGTAAGGAGCTTGTCGCTCGCTTGTTACATCGACAAAGCCGGCGGGCCAATGGCCCCTTTGTCGCCGTCAATTGCGCCGCGCTGCCCGAAACGTTGCTGGAAAGCGAGCTCTTTGGTCACGCCAAAGGCGCTTTTACCGACGCCCGAGCTGAACGCAAAGGTTTATTCCAACAAGCCGAGGGAGGGACCTTGCTACTGGATGAAATTGGCGAGATGCCGATTGCAATGCAAGTGAAGCTATTGCGAGCGCTAGAGGAGAATAAACTTCGCCCCGTAGGCGGCGACCAGGAAATTGAGTTTAACGTTCGTATCTTGGCCGCCACCAACCGCGATCTCGAAGCGGCCGTGGAGGATCAAAAGTTTCGTGATGATTTGTTCTATCGTATTAATGTCATTCAGCTTGAGTTGCCGCCGCTGCGATCCCGCGGGACCGACATTCTGCTGTTGGCTCGCCATTTCGTGACTACACACGCCAAACGTGCGGAGAAATCGGTTACCAGTATTTCCGACCAAGCCAGTGAAAAACTGTTGGCCTATTCCTGGCCAGGCAATGTGCGTGAGCTGCGAAATGTCATCGAACGCGCCGTCGCGCTGACGCGTTACGAGCTGCTCGCCGTAGAAGACTTGCCCGACAAGATTCGCGACTATCGCAGCTCACAGGTCTTCATCGGCGGCGAAGATCCGGCCGATCTGGCGCCGATGGATGAAGTGGAACGCCGTTATATCCTTCACGTGCTCAGCGCTGTCGGCGACAACAAAACCACCGCCGCACGAATCCTTGGCCTCGACCGCAAAACGCTTTACCGAAAGCTAAAGCAATATGGCGTGGAAGAGAATATCTAA
- a CDS encoding DUF1559 domain-containing protein, translating into MRVVDLVAARRRTRGFTLVELLVVIAIIGVLIALLLPAVQQAREAARRMSCTNNLKQLALSMHNYHDTLQSFPPAALASANVVAGNAPVQPGHEWFSGYKVLYEGMIGWPAFVLPYVEQSALHDQIDFNRVAYAEHWWDQWYYSAEWTASGDPANKLPSELVPESFQCPSSVKDALIANSHKDYAVAAREMAENSARDGTGDGIFFTNSGSRMGDIIDGTSNTFLMLEQSTSSKRFLDRGSNPFFFVSHPCEGMALTGYDPTSIVFPPNMVGADWGQVMRSARSFHPGGLNAARADGSVAFVTETVDTTIWVNTFTPQGQEVETYR; encoded by the coding sequence ATGAGAGTTGTCGATTTGGTTGCGGCACGTCGCCGCACGCGCGGTTTTACACTGGTCGAACTGCTGGTCGTTATCGCCATCATTGGAGTACTGATTGCGCTTCTGTTGCCGGCCGTGCAGCAAGCGCGAGAAGCGGCGCGGCGGATGTCTTGCACTAACAATCTCAAGCAGTTGGCGCTGTCGATGCATAACTACCACGACACGCTCCAGTCGTTTCCTCCCGCCGCTTTGGCGTCAGCCAATGTTGTCGCCGGTAACGCGCCTGTGCAGCCAGGCCATGAGTGGTTCTCCGGCTACAAGGTTCTTTACGAGGGGATGATTGGGTGGCCTGCGTTCGTTCTCCCCTACGTCGAGCAATCGGCTCTTCACGATCAGATTGATTTCAACCGCGTCGCCTATGCCGAACACTGGTGGGACCAGTGGTACTATAGCGCTGAGTGGACGGCGAGCGGTGATCCGGCCAACAAGCTCCCCTCGGAGTTGGTTCCAGAATCGTTTCAGTGTCCATCCAGTGTGAAGGACGCCTTGATCGCCAACTCCCACAAGGATTACGCCGTCGCCGCCCGAGAAATGGCCGAAAACTCGGCCAGAGACGGGACCGGAGATGGAATCTTTTTCACGAACAGCGGGAGCAGAATGGGCGACATCATTGACGGAACCAGCAATACCTTCTTGATGCTCGAGCAGAGTACGTCGAGCAAACGCTTCCTGGATCGAGGAAGCAACCCCTTCTTCTTTGTCAGTCATCCCTGTGAAGGCATGGCGTTAACGGGATATGACCCCACCTCGATCGTTTTTCCGCCCAACATGGTTGGAGCGGATTGGGGACAGGTGATGCGATCAGCTCGAAGCTTTCATCCCGGCGGACTCAATGCGGCAAGAGCCGACGGCAGCGTGGCCTTTGTGACAGAAACGGTTGACACAACAATTTGGGTCAACACCTTCACTCCCCAAGGCCAAGAGGTGGAGACCTATCGATAG